In the Ostrinia nubilalis chromosome 7, ilOstNubi1.1, whole genome shotgun sequence genome, one interval contains:
- the LOC135073318 gene encoding myosin-11-like, with protein sequence MSHLDPGEPRVQDIINAARGPIKCHIPQRLPLARQKPPAYKTKAAGNSKLVVVSAQQPRFVSRPNSRPRSGEQPRPKSANRTKDDMASTKPAFPVNRSSRPEKERLLPAPRRPSTIPRRIPHENMVHSKTPRPITVLVPKQPTKTVYTNRTMTCLPDQETINRHEDLELQQSEILEGAPIYADLNEKESITSRSEKVTQLKISWQEKIVQFEKMKNELNEKQKAIMEVYAALGVTHQKMSALGQRSNLPPAEELRIMNVANLTPDQLLQLCANSKHFDGKHPHEDASSKTPVAIDMNKLYNMPSKLVGTCEQTLVMRKAIIETLEAMTTKKDVSLSQLLKKINEFNAENEMLACSLEKVKNEFFDELNDIVAFIRKCVKDTVAAQMRSEQLTYEISELNAQKDDLRKQIHNVDHLKSSANRNRVEELEKQLKEEKCKRIVIRDRLTRAEGQVKISGEQASQLEAALEQARSKTWNLERTVQQLREQNQKLQHEFDKELNKFTESIRENTSHLEEIAEAREKLQTEKEDLEKRITELSTHYNESLKHVKHEMNINVVKLIEIEKRYEDEKEEKHKLEAKVESLCSQLLESELKHKDMCKQLQEKEAQLCKATEYLRELELTKHELTMANEEMDSYRKRLAEQCDALKEIERNFKQTLTLEQDLRQDISNKDEYISELEKKVTLLEQQLQESESKMTSYEEQLKSLKNHISQLQEDFGDFENLKELHGMINQQRAKLLETTRQNGELAEALQKKDMELERHIETVAEQEHIIEQRDGIIKMLSEKEEEHTNIIKLLRNNLEIRTQADMDLNQQLTDKNAEIESLVTNLETRKQQISQLEKIILTLEDQTRKASAHRRKDQEKIQYLESKIADYETYHMERKRSIDTPADNLDSIIKILEDELGSPVDPRGHHTQAMYFTKKSYAGDHINPNKSERYAHHDRNNISVYEDHHENMPTKIVVDSYSKKPHDEHKSDNLDRKKAITSIDTQKYVSTPGPGLNVYDIPPTVHENFVSRGKIPTRPKDIYLSRNLNFITPIQLREDKKCKMFKFAGHRLS encoded by the exons atgTCACATTTGGATCCTGGTGAACCGAGGGTGCAAG ACATCATAAATGCCGCTAGAGGGCCAATCAAGTGCCACATACCTCAACGACTACCTTTAGCACGACAAAAACCACCGGCATACAAGACGAAAGCCGCTGGTAATTCTAAATTGGTG GTTGTGTCAGCACAACAGCCTCGCTTCGTGTCCAGGCCTAATTCACGACCACGATCTGGTGAA CAACCAAGACCGAAGTCAGCGAATCGAACAAAAGATGACATGGCGTCCACAAAGCCTGCGTTTCCAGTGAACCGGTCCTCGCGGCCCGAGAAGGAGAGACTCCTGCCGGCTCCGAGg CGACCATCAACGATACCTAGAAGAATTCCCCATGAAAATATGGTACACAGCAAAACACCTCGGCCAATAACTGTATTGGTTCCG AAACAACCGACAAAAACCGTTTATACTAACCGAACAATGACTTGTCTACCTGATCAG GAAACTATCAATAGGCATGAGGACTTGGAGTTGCAACAAAGTGAAATATTAGAAGGAGCACCTATTTACGCGGATTTAAACGAAAAAG AATCAATAACATCGCGAAGCGAAAAAGTGACACAACTTAAAATCTCCTGGCAGGAAAAGATCGTACAATTCGAAAAGATGAAGAATGAGTTAAATGAAAAACAG aaAGCAATAATGGAAGTTTACGCGGCCTTGGGAGTGACCCATCAAAAGATGTCGGCCTTGGGCCAGCGGTCGAACCTGCCGCCGGCTGAAGAGCTGCGCATCATGAACGTGGCCAACCTGACGCCAGACCAGCTGCTGCAGCTGTGCGCCAACTCCAAGCACTTCGACGGCAAACACCCGCACGAAG ATGCTTCATCAAAAACGCCAGTGGCCATCGATATGAATAAACTGTATAATATGCCATCAAAATTAGTTGGAACCTGCGAGCAAACATTAGTGATGAGAAAAGCAATTATCGAAACATTAGAAGCCATGACAACGAAAAAA GATGTCAGCTTGAGTCAATTACTGAAGAAAATCAATGAATTTAACGCGGAGAACGAAATGCTTGCATGCTCCTTGGAAAAGGTTAAAAACGAGTTTTTTGACGAGCTAAATGATATCGTAGCCTTCATCAGAAAATGCGTGAAAGATACGGTGGCCGCCCAGATGCGCAGCGAACAGCTGACGTATGAAATATCAGAACTGAACGCGCAGAAAGATGATCTCAGGAAACAAATACACAATGTTGATCATCTTAAGTCCAGCGCCAACAGAAATAGAGTCGAG GAATTAGAAAAACAGCTGAAAGAAGAAAAGTGCAAGCGAATTGTGATCAGAGACCGCCTCACCCGTGCGGAGGGGCAGGTGAAAATAAGCGGCGAGCAGGCCTCCCAGCTGGAAGCCGCGCTGGAGCAAGCCCGCTCCAAGACTTGGAACTTGGAGCGCACGGTGCAGCAACTACGGGAGCAG AATCAAAAGTTACAGCACGAGTTTGACAAGGAACTTAATAAGTTTACAGAATCTATACGAGAAAATACTTCGCATTTGGAGGAAATTGCTGAAGCGCGTGAAAAGTTGCAAACTGA AAAAGAGGATTTGGAGAAACGCATTACTGAATTATCTACCCATTATAATGAATCTCTGAAACATGTAAAGCATGAAATGAATATCAATGTGGTTAAGCTCATAGAAATTGAGAAACGATATGAGgatgaaaaagaagaaaaacacAAATTAGAAGCTAAGGTCGAGTCTCTTTGCTCGCAGTTATTAGAGTCCGAGCTGAAACATAAAGATATGTGTAAACAATTACAAGAAAAAGAGGCACAGCTTT GTAAAGCTACTGAATATTTGAGAGAGTTAGAATTAACAAAACATGAATTAACTATGGCTAATGAAGAAATGGACAGCTACCGAAAACGTCTTGCTGAGCAGTGTGATGCTTTGAAGGAAATCGAG CGTAACTTCAAACAAACGTTAACATTGGAGCAAGACTTGCGGCAAGACATATCAAATAAAGATGAATATATTTCAGAGTTAGAGAAAAAAGTAACTTTATTAGAACAGCAGTTACAGGAAAG TGAAAGTAAAATGACGTCATACGAAGAGCAACTAAAGTCTCTCAAAAATCATATTTCTCAATTACAAGAGGACTTCGGAGATTTTGAAAACCTAAAAGAACTACATGGAATg ATAAATCAACAACGAGCTAAATTATTGGAAACTACTCGACAAAACGGTGAACTCGCAGAGGCATTACAGAAAAAAGATATGGAGCTTGAGCGACATATCGAAACTGTTGCGGAACAAGAACATATAATAGAGCAAAGAGATGGGATTATAAAGATGCTATcggaaaaagaagaagaacatactaacattattaaattacttaGAAATAACTTGGAAATACGGACTCAGGCAGATATGGAT CTTAATCAGCAGTTGACTGACAAAAACGCTgaaattgaatcacttgttacAAACCTCGAAACAAGAAAACAGCAAATAAGTCAATTAGAAAAGATCATACTAACGTTGGAAGACCAAACACGCAAAGCAAGCGCTCATAGAAGAAAAGATCAAGAGAAAATACAATACTTGGAAAGTAAAATAGCAGACTATGAAACATACCACATGGAACGCAAAAGAAGCATCGATACTCCAGCTGATAATCTAGACAGTATAATTAAAATACTCGAAGATGAATTGGGAAGTCCAGTGGATCCTAGAGGTCATCATACTCAGGCAATGTATTTCACTAAAAAGAGTTACGCTGGAGATCATATAAATCCAAATAAAAGTGAAAGATATGCGCATCATGATAGAAACAATATTTCAGTATACGAAGACCACCACGAAAATATGCCTACAAAAATTGTAGTCGATTCTTATTCTAAAAAACCACACGACGAACATAAAAGTGACAATTTAGACCGAAAAAAGGCTATTACAAGTATAGATACCCAAAAGTATGTCTCTACCCCAGGGCCCGGACTGAATGTGTACGACATACCACCAACGGTACATGAAAACTTTGTTTCTAGAGGGAAAATACCGACGCGACCAAAAGATATTTATCTGTCAAGAAATCTTAATTTTATAACTCCCATTCAACTTCGCGAagataaaaagtgtaaaatgtttaaattcGCTGGTCATAGACTTTCATAA